A stretch of the Acidobacteriota bacterium genome encodes the following:
- a CDS encoding heme lyase CcmF/NrfE family subunit, protein MITLGSFALYLAFVLVLYTLAASVIGIVKGRERLQISAYRATLSTCVLVSVAVGVLWYKLFSDDFTLMSVAAHSNRTLPWFYKLTALWSGQEGSLLFWSWILSGYVAIAVWLNRKQHRQLMPYVVAILSIVQLFFLVLNVFIAHPFQQMAMNHNGQMMVQGPLDGQGLNPLLQYPAMAIHPPMIYLGYIGFSVPFAFAMATLIAQQAGEKWIETTRRWTMTAWLFLAVGIILGGRWAYAVLGWGGYWGWDPVENASFMPWLTGTAFLHSVMMQEKRGMMKVWNMVLIFVTFYLCIFGTFLTRSGVVSSVHAFAQSAIGPYFVGFLGVSMLISGWLLMDRLDYLRSAQQLDSLVSRESSFLFNNLLLLASCFAVLWGTLFPVITEAVQGTKISVGAPFFNKVNVPIGLLLLALTGLGPLFAWRKTSISSLKKNFLVPAILGLAVGAALFVAGVREFYPLVSFILCAFVTVTIIMEFARGSMVIGEKSGVSTMQAAYILTMRNTRRYGGYIVHFGMVLIFLGITGTAFDTEKEQELGVGERLALGPYEFELKQVVESDNANYASQHVELAMWRGGVVVDTLRPERRFYKTSRQATTEAAIRPRMNEDLYVIFSGMNDTNQKAVVAVHRNPLVNWIWLGGLILIFGTVVCLVPSKPGLVAVQRKPTDPEAGENKEHDAVAA, encoded by the coding sequence ATGATTACTCTCGGGAGCTTCGCTCTTTATCTGGCTTTTGTGCTGGTGTTGTACACCTTGGCGGCGTCGGTCATCGGCATCGTGAAAGGCCGTGAGCGGCTGCAGATCAGCGCGTATCGCGCGACGCTCTCCACCTGCGTGCTGGTCAGCGTGGCGGTGGGCGTTCTCTGGTACAAGCTGTTCTCCGATGATTTCACGCTGATGAGTGTCGCCGCGCACAGTAACCGCACGTTACCGTGGTTCTATAAACTCACCGCGCTGTGGTCGGGCCAGGAAGGCTCACTCCTGTTCTGGAGCTGGATTCTCTCCGGGTACGTCGCCATTGCCGTGTGGCTCAATCGCAAGCAGCATCGTCAGTTGATGCCTTACGTAGTCGCCATTCTGTCCATCGTGCAACTTTTCTTTTTGGTGTTAAACGTCTTCATCGCGCACCCCTTTCAACAAATGGCGATGAATCATAATGGCCAGATGATGGTCCAGGGTCCTCTCGACGGGCAGGGGCTGAATCCGCTGTTGCAGTATCCAGCGATGGCCATTCATCCGCCGATGATCTATCTCGGCTACATCGGATTTTCCGTTCCCTTCGCCTTCGCCATGGCCACTCTGATCGCGCAGCAGGCTGGCGAAAAATGGATTGAGACCACGCGCCGCTGGACCATGACCGCATGGCTGTTTCTCGCGGTCGGCATTATTCTGGGCGGTCGCTGGGCCTATGCCGTGCTGGGTTGGGGCGGCTACTGGGGTTGGGACCCGGTTGAGAACGCGTCCTTCATGCCCTGGCTGACGGGCACCGCGTTTCTGCATTCTGTCATGATGCAGGAGAAGCGCGGCATGATGAAGGTCTGGAACATGGTCCTGATCTTCGTAACTTTTTACCTCTGCATCTTCGGGACATTTCTGACGCGCAGCGGCGTAGTCAGCTCCGTGCACGCTTTCGCCCAATCAGCCATCGGCCCGTACTTCGTCGGCTTCCTCGGCGTGAGCATGCTCATCTCCGGCTGGCTCCTGATGGACCGGCTCGATTATCTGCGCAGCGCGCAGCAGCTGGATTCGCTGGTCTCGCGCGAATCGAGTTTCCTGTTCAATAATCTCCTGCTGCTGGCCTCCTGCTTCGCCGTGCTGTGGGGCACGCTGTTCCCGGTGATTACGGAAGCCGTGCAGGGGACCAAGATCAGCGTGGGCGCGCCGTTCTTCAATAAAGTAAATGTCCCCATCGGGCTGTTGCTGCTGGCGCTGACCGGACTGGGCCCGCTGTTTGCCTGGCGCAAGACCTCAATATCCAGCCTGAAAAAGAACTTTCTGGTCCCTGCAATCCTCGGACTCGCCGTGGGCGCCGCCCTGTTCGTGGCGGGCGTGCGTGAATTTTATCCGCTGGTGTCGTTTATACTCTGCGCGTTTGTTACGGTAACCATCATCATGGAGTTCGCCCGCGGCTCAATGGTGATTGGCGAGAAGAGCGGCGTCTCCACCATGCAAGCGGCCTACATTCTCACCATGCGCAACACCCGCCGCTACGGCGGATACATCGTCCACTTTGGCATGGTGCTGATCTTCCTGGGCATCACCGGCACCGCGTTTGACACGGAGAAGGAGCAGGAGTTGGGCGTCGGCGAACGTCTGGCGCTGGGGCCTTATGAGTTCGAACTGAAGCAGGTGGTGGAGAGCGACAATGCCAACTATGCCTCGCAGCACGTCGAGCTGGCCATGTGGCGCGGCGGCGTAGTAGTGGACACGCTGAGGCCGGAGAGACGCTTCTACAAGACCAGCCGCCAGGCGACTACCGAGGCGGCTATCCGCCCGCGCATGAATGAGGACCTCTACGTGATCTTCTCCGGCATGAATGACACCAATCAGAAGGCTGTGGTGGCTGTGCATCGCAATCCGCTGGTGAACTGGATCTGGCTCGGCGGGCTCATCCTGATTTTCGGCACAGTCGTTTGTCTGGTGCCCTCCAAGCCCGGTCTGGTGGCCGTGCAACGTAAACCAACTGATCCCGAAGCCGGTGAAAACAAGGAGCACGATGCCGTCGCCGCATAA
- a CDS encoding cytochrome c maturation protein CcmE gives MSSVRSGRKNWRFAAGIAVILTTVAWLAYSGIQESKTYYVTVSELVDSQQLQERRLRVAGDVTAGSILRDDGRVNFQIEQGGKMLKIVYTGSEPLPDTLADGAEAIADGRYQPDGTFHAEAVQAKCPSKYEAVAAQRKASGIAPGEYVPPAGAPTSMSDAVKYNGGYPAGYSGGYSK, from the coding sequence ATGAGTTCTGTGCGTTCTGGTCGCAAAAACTGGCGATTCGCGGCGGGCATCGCCGTGATTCTGACCACGGTGGCGTGGCTGGCCTACAGCGGCATTCAGGAAAGCAAGACGTATTACGTTACCGTCTCGGAGTTGGTGGATAGTCAACAGTTGCAGGAGCGCCGCCTGCGCGTCGCGGGCGATGTAACCGCTGGGTCGATCCTGCGCGACGACGGTCGCGTGAACTTCCAGATCGAGCAGGGCGGCAAGATGCTCAAGATTGTCTACACCGGCAGCGAGCCTCTTCCCGACACGCTGGCCGATGGCGCGGAAGCCATCGCCGACGGACGCTATCAGCCCGACGGGACTTTTCACGCCGAGGCCGTGCAGGCCAAGTGTCCTTCAAAATATGAAGCTGTCGCCGCACAGCGCAAGGCTTCGGGCATCGCGCCCGGCGAATACGTGCCGCCCGCTGGCGCGCCAACGAGCATGAGCGATGCCGTTAAATACAATGGCGGATATCCCGCTGGCTACTCCGGCGGTTACTCGAAATAG
- a CDS encoding peroxiredoxin yields MSLRINSEAPNFTAETTQGTIDFHQWIGDGWAILFSHPKDFTPVCTTELGYMAGLEPEFKKRNCKIIGLSVDPVASHGKWSADIEATQGHKVNYPMIGDPELKAAKLYNMLPEEAGNTSEGRTPADNATVRTVFVIGPDKKIKLMISYPMATGRNFDEILRVLDSIQLTMKHKVATPVNWKPGGEVIITMAVSDEEAKKLYPQGFKTLRPYLRLVDQPK; encoded by the coding sequence ATGTCATTACGCATCAATTCGGAAGCGCCTAATTTTACGGCGGAGACCACGCAAGGCACCATCGACTTCCATCAATGGATCGGAGATGGCTGGGCCATTCTGTTTTCGCACCCGAAGGATTTCACGCCCGTCTGCACCACGGAGCTGGGCTACATGGCCGGCCTTGAGCCGGAGTTCAAGAAGCGTAACTGCAAGATCATTGGGTTGAGCGTGGACCCGGTCGCCAGCCACGGCAAGTGGTCCGCCGACATCGAAGCGACCCAGGGGCACAAGGTGAACTATCCCATGATCGGCGACCCGGAGCTGAAGGCGGCCAAGCTATACAATATGTTGCCTGAAGAGGCCGGCAACACCTCGGAGGGCCGCACGCCCGCCGACAACGCCACGGTGCGCACGGTCTTTGTTATCGGACCGGACAAGAAGATCAAGCTGATGATCAGCTACCCGATGGCCACGGGCCGCAACTTCGACGAGATTCTGCGCGTGCTGGATTCCATCCAGCTCACCATGAAGCACAAAGTGGCCACGCCGGTGAACTGGAAGCCGGGCGGGGAAGTCATCATCACCATGGCGGTCTCTGACGAAGAGGCCAAGAAACTGTATCCACAGGGCTTCAAGACGCTCAGGCCGTATCTGCGCCTGGTCGATCAGCCCAAGTAA
- a CDS encoding heme ABC transporter permease CcmB — protein MAPSAKSAGTSAEPASFVADARPGVSFFAAATTIFLKDLRSEFRTKEVFNAAAVFSLLVIVIFSMAFEPTSAMAREMSGGLLWLAYTFSGMLALSRTFSREVPNDCLLALRMAPIPPAAVYLGKLFSNLLFLGLLNLLLLPLFAVFYNVRLDDKLFTLVGIVLLGSWGLAAVGTTFAAISTSVRLREMMLPVLLFPIEIPLILSLVEATTAVLLNNDPLVTPGTWLEICLGFNIIFTVLSLMLFDHLLEE, from the coding sequence ATGGCACCCTCCGCAAAATCCGCAGGCACCTCGGCCGAACCGGCCTCGTTCGTTGCAGACGCGCGGCCCGGCGTCTCATTCTTCGCCGCCGCCACCACCATTTTCCTGAAGGATCTGCGCTCGGAGTTTCGCACCAAGGAAGTGTTCAATGCGGCGGCGGTCTTCTCGCTGCTGGTGATCGTCATTTTTAGCATGGCCTTTGAGCCTACCTCGGCGATGGCGCGCGAGATGTCCGGCGGCCTGCTGTGGCTGGCCTACACGTTCTCCGGCATGCTGGCGCTGAGCCGGACCTTCTCCCGCGAAGTGCCCAACGACTGCCTGCTGGCGCTGCGCATGGCACCCATCCCGCCCGCGGCGGTCTATCTGGGAAAACTTTTCAGCAACTTACTTTTTCTCGGCCTGCTAAATCTGCTGCTGCTCCCACTGTTCGCGGTCTTCTATAACGTGCGCCTCGACGACAAGCTGTTCACGCTGGTGGGCATCGTGCTGCTGGGAAGCTGGGGGCTCGCGGCGGTGGGCACCACCTTTGCCGCCATCTCGACCAGCGTGCGACTGCGCGAGATGATGCTGCCCGTGCTGCTGTTCCCCATCGAGATACCGCTGATCCTCTCGCTGGTGGAAGCCACCACGGCGGTGCTGCTCAACAATGACCCGCTGGTCACTCCCGGCACGTGGCTCGAAATCTGCCTGGGCTTCAACATCATCTTCACGGTGCTATCACTGATGCTCTTCGACCACCTGCTGGAAGAGTGA
- a CDS encoding transaldolase: MAQGLRSLVESGTKVWLDSIDPDFLRVNRDRGATGATSNPIIVSDILKSGRYDADLARLAGQGFDDEAIAWQLTDMLVRQAQEIFLSVHQSTHGDDGYVSFELDPLIEDTTLNLPHAERVRRYMELGKQWCAGHANRMIKVPATPAGIDSLEALAAHGITLNVTLIFTPRQYRMAREAVWRGAQKRANFSVFKSVYSVFVSRVDVYTEKHVSQLSAAAQGQVGIVLAKRMWRENQDFWAAEKLPLKQEIIFASTGTKKPEDDPAKYVAALAGSDIETNPPATNEAVESSGRTITRAVDQMPADAVLREIDGALDLAKLEEVLMREGVAKFADPHKGLLKLIGEKRAALGSLAARR, from the coding sequence ATGGCCCAAGGTTTGCGCAGTCTGGTGGAATCGGGAACGAAGGTTTGGCTGGATAGCATTGACCCGGATTTCCTGCGCGTCAACCGCGACCGCGGCGCGACGGGTGCCACGTCCAACCCCATAATCGTCTCCGACATTTTGAAGTCCGGCCGCTACGACGCGGATCTGGCACGGCTCGCCGGGCAGGGGTTCGACGACGAGGCCATCGCCTGGCAGTTGACCGATATGCTGGTGCGCCAGGCGCAGGAGATTTTTCTTTCCGTGCATCAGTCCACCCACGGTGATGACGGCTACGTCAGCTTCGAACTCGATCCGCTGATTGAAGACACCACGCTGAACCTGCCGCACGCCGAGCGCGTGCGCCGGTATATGGAGTTAGGTAAGCAGTGGTGCGCGGGACATGCCAATCGCATGATCAAAGTCCCTGCAACGCCGGCGGGCATCGACTCGCTGGAGGCGCTTGCCGCGCACGGGATCACGCTGAACGTAACGCTGATCTTCACGCCGCGCCAATATCGAATGGCACGCGAGGCGGTCTGGCGCGGAGCGCAAAAACGTGCGAACTTCTCCGTGTTCAAATCCGTCTACAGCGTCTTCGTCAGCCGCGTGGATGTCTACACCGAGAAACATGTCTCGCAACTTTCCGCTGCTGCACAGGGGCAGGTGGGTATCGTGCTGGCTAAACGCATGTGGCGCGAGAATCAGGATTTCTGGGCCGCCGAGAAGCTGCCGCTAAAGCAGGAGATCATTTTCGCCAGCACCGGCACGAAGAAGCCGGAGGACGATCCGGCGAAGTACGTCGCGGCGCTGGCCGGTTCGGACATCGAGACCAATCCCCCGGCGACCAACGAGGCCGTGGAATCAAGCGGGCGGACGATTACCCGCGCGGTCGATCAAATGCCCGCCGATGCGGTGCTGCGCGAAATTGACGGCGCGTTGGACCTGGCCAAGTTGGAAGAAGTTCTTATGCGCGAAGGCGTCGCCAAGTTCGCCGACCCGCACAAGGGTTTGTTGAAATTGATTGGCGAGAAGCGCGCCGCGCTGGGTTCGCTGGCGGCGCGCCGCTGA
- a CDS encoding energy transducer TonB: MLEQSQLELSTRKGKQKSISLLAGFAIQGLGLAGLLLMSLMFTEVAPRLRYATFLVGPPPGPRRTPQTDTRPRTERKIPARFVPKTDGLQAPTVIPDRIAMVNDPAPPQWDEMTGSDRNLFVDGSTGTDSDTFLNFRVDHTPAQPPPPQPIPVDVAQEPMRIGGSVAAAKLIHQAKPIYPRLAIQVHIQGVVKLEAIINEAGTIDDLRVLSGHPLLIQAALDAVAQWRYQATLLNGHPVPVITTVEVNFRLGG; encoded by the coding sequence ATGTTAGAACAGAGCCAATTGGAACTAAGTACCCGCAAGGGGAAGCAGAAATCGATCAGCTTGCTGGCCGGGTTTGCGATTCAAGGATTGGGACTGGCAGGGCTTTTATTGATGTCGCTTATGTTTACCGAGGTCGCACCGCGCCTGCGCTACGCCACGTTCCTGGTCGGCCCGCCCCCTGGCCCGCGCCGAACGCCGCAGACGGATACACGTCCACGGACGGAGAGGAAAATACCTGCTCGCTTTGTCCCTAAAACCGATGGGCTGCAAGCGCCGACGGTGATTCCAGACAGGATCGCAATGGTGAATGACCCTGCGCCTCCGCAATGGGATGAAATGACAGGCAGCGACAGGAATCTATTTGTTGATGGCAGCACAGGCACAGATAGCGATACTTTTCTCAATTTTCGCGTTGATCACACGCCCGCCCAACCACCACCTCCCCAGCCCATTCCTGTAGATGTGGCGCAGGAACCCATGAGGATTGGCGGCAGCGTCGCGGCGGCCAAACTCATCCATCAAGCCAAACCTATCTACCCGAGGCTCGCTATCCAGGTGCACATACAGGGTGTCGTCAAGTTGGAGGCCATCATCAACGAAGCTGGGACAATTGACGATCTGCGCGTGCTGAGCGGCCATCCGTTGCTCATTCAGGCCGCGCTGGACGCCGTCGCGCAATGGCGGTATCAGGCGACGCTGCTTAATGGACACCCCGTCCCGGTTATTACCACGGTGGAGGTGAACTTCCGGCTGGGCGGCTAA